In Gammaproteobacteria bacterium, a single genomic region encodes these proteins:
- a CDS encoding DUF2796 domain-containing protein, which produces MIRDNITVACVLLAGIAAAQAHEAGHEHGAHEHGVARLDIAVEGGTVQLDLDSPAVNLVGFEHEPGNAKERSTLDKAVADLKQGGKLMSFTPAAQCSQKRAMLKSGLLGHEGEADHGHGHEADKGHHHEAAADHGHGHEGESGGDEHADIAVFWEISCARVDALKEIDLKGFFGRFPGTSRLEVQAVLPGGQTGAQLTPSATKLKLSQ; this is translated from the coding sequence GTGATACGAGACAACATCACAGTAGCGTGCGTTCTGCTGGCCGGCATCGCCGCCGCACAGGCGCACGAGGCAGGACATGAGCACGGCGCCCACGAACACGGCGTCGCACGCCTGGATATCGCGGTCGAGGGCGGAACCGTGCAGCTGGATCTCGACAGTCCGGCGGTCAATCTGGTCGGCTTCGAACACGAGCCCGGAAATGCGAAGGAGCGGTCGACGCTGGATAAGGCGGTCGCCGACCTGAAACAGGGGGGCAAGCTCATGTCCTTCACGCCGGCCGCACAATGCTCGCAAAAGCGCGCCATGCTGAAGAGCGGGCTGCTCGGGCATGAAGGCGAAGCGGATCACGGCCACGGGCATGAGGCCGACAAGGGCCATCACCATGAGGCTGCGGCCGATCACGGGCACGGGCATGAAGGCGAGTCCGGCGGTGACGAGCACGCGGACATCGCGGTGTTCTGGGAAATCAGCTGCGCCCGCGTGGACGCGCTGAAGGAGATCGACCTAAAGGGATTCTTCGGGCGTTTTCCGGGGACCAGCCGGCTGGAGGTGCAGGCCGTGCTGCCGGGCGGCCAGACCGGTGCGCAGCTGACGCCGTCGGCCA